From Phoenix dactylifera cultivar Barhee BC4 unplaced genomic scaffold, palm_55x_up_171113_PBpolish2nd_filt_p 000397F, whole genome shotgun sequence, a single genomic window includes:
- the LOC103700105 gene encoding GDSL esterase/lipase At5g41890 codes for MVVLSLQLLPSLPYASFVFGDSLVDAGNNDYLFTLSKADSPPYGIDFAPSGGRPTGRFTNGRTISDIIGMKTQSCQAMGETSFPPPYLAPNTSSNILSSGINYASGSSGILDETGSLFIGRVPLRQQINYFEETRGFMVRMVGENAAAKFLKTAIFSVTSGSNDILNYLEPSIPFLGKEKVAPAVLQDMMVSNLTLHLKHLHQLGARKFIVVGIGPLGCIPYVRALMLVENGKCSSVADRLIQGYNMKLSRKINQLNQEMGPETIFVFANSYQIVIEIIKNYRQYGFENVNDPCCGGSFPPFLCFRGPDAGSSSVLCKDRSKFVFWDAYHPTEATNIIIAKRLLDGDASAAYPVNVRRLYEYAS; via the exons CAATGACTATCTCTTTACCCTCTCCAAAGCTGATTCGCCTCCTTATGGTATCGACTTTGCTCCTTCTGGTGGTCGACCCACAGGAAGATTCACTAATGGTAGAACCATATCAGACATCATAGGTATGAAAACCCAGTCTT GTCAAGCTATGGGAGAGACGTCTTTCCCTCCACCATATCTAGCTCCAAATACTAGCAGTAACATATTATCTAGTGGAATTAACTATGCTTCGGGTTCTTCTGGAATCTTAGACGAGACCGGATCTTTATTT ATTGGCAGAGTACCGTTGCGGCAGCAGATAAATTATTTTGAGGAGACTCGAGGTTTCATGGTCAGGATGGTAGGAGAGAATGCTGCAGCCAAGTTCTTAAAGACTGCAATCTTCTCTGTAACATCAGGGTCCAATGACATCTTGAACTACCTTGAACCCTCCATACCTTTCCTTGGTAAAGAAAAGGTGGCCCCTGCAGTTCTTCAGGATATGATGGTTTCCAACTTGACCTTACATCTCAAG cACCTGCATCAGCTAGGGGCCAGAAAGTTCATTGTGGTTGGAATTGGACCACTTGGGTGCATACCGTATGTTCGTGCTCTAATGTTAGTCGAAAATGGGAAGTGCTCATCAGTCGCGGATAGGTTAATTCAAGGTTATAACATGAAGTTGAGCAGGAAGATTAACCAGCTGAATCAAGAGATGGGGCCTGAAACGATATTTGTTTTTGCTAACTCCTATCAAATTGTTATAGAAATCATAAAAAACTATCGTCAATATG GGTTTGAGAATGTAAATGATCCCTGCTGTGGTGGCAGCTTTCCCCCATTCCTTTGCTTCAGAGGACCTGATGCTGGCTCTAGCTCTGTTCTCTGTAAGGATCGATCTAAGTTTGTGTTTTGGGACGCATACCATCCAACAGAAGCGACCAATATAATCATCGCAAAGAGACTACTTGATGGTGATGCTAGTGCTGCTTATCCTGTCAATGTTCGAAGATTGTACGAGTATGCTTCCTAA